The following are encoded together in the Ovis canadensis isolate MfBH-ARS-UI-01 breed Bighorn chromosome 2, ARS-UI_OviCan_v2, whole genome shotgun sequence genome:
- the LOC138432900 gene encoding tubulin alpha-1D chain: MRECISVHVGQAGVQIGNACWELYCLEHGIQPDGQMPSDKTIGGGDDSFNTFFSETGAGKHVPRAVFVDLEPTVIDEVRTGTYRQLFHPEQLITGKEDAANNYARGHYTIGKELIDLVLDRIRKLADQCTGLQGFLIFHSFGGGTGSGFTSLLMERLSVDYGKKSKLEFSIYPAPQVSTAVVEPYNSILTTHTTLEHSDCAFMVDNEAIYDICRRNLDIERPTYTNLNRLIGQIVSSITASLRFDGALNVDLTEFQTNLVPYPRIHFPLATYAPVISAEKAYHEQLSVAEITNACFEPANQMVKCDPRHGKYMACCLLYRGDVVPKDVNAAIATIKTKRTIQFVDWCPTGFKVGINYQPPTVVPGGDLAKVQRAVCMLSNTTAIAEAWARLDHKFDLMYAKRAFVHWYVGEGMEEGEFSEAREDMAALEKDYEEVGMDSVEGEGEEEEGDEY; encoded by the exons ATG CGTGAGTGCATCTCAGTCCACGTGGGGCAGGCCGGCGTGCAGATTGGCAATGCCTGCTGGGAGCTCTACTGCTTGGAACATGGGATCCAACCAGATGGGCAGATGCCCAGTGACAAGACCATCGGGGGAGGGGACGACTCCTTCAACACCTTCTTTAGTGAAACTGGGGCTGGAAAACATGTGCCCCGGGCGGTATTTGTGGACCTGGAGCCCACTGTGATCG ATGAGGTTCGGACGGGCACGTACCGCCAGCTCTTCCATCCAGAGCAGCTCATCACTGGCAAAGAGGATGCTGCCAATAACTATGCCCGAGGCCACTACACCATTGGAAAAGAGCTCATTGACCTGGTGCTGGACCGGATTCGGAAGCTG GCTGACCAGTGCACGGGACTCCAAGGGTTCCTCATCTTCCACAGCTTTGGAGGGGGCACTGGCTCTGGCTTCACCTCACTGCTGATGGAGCGGCTCTCTGTTGACTATGGCAAGAAATCCAAGCTGGAGTTCTCCATCTACCCAGCCCCCCAGGTGTCCACGGCCGTGGTGGAGCCCTACAACTCCATCCTGACCACTCACACCACCCTGGAGCACTCAGATTGTGCCTTCATGGTGGACAACGAGGCCATCTATGACATCTGTCGCCGCAACCTGGACATCGAGCGCCCGACTTACACCAACCTCAACCGCCTCATCGGCCAGATTGTCTCCTCCATCACAGCCTCCCTGCGCTTTGATGGCGCCCTCAACGTGGACCTGACTGAGTTCCAGACCAACCTGGTGCCCTACCCTCGCATCCACTTCCCCCTGGCCACCTATGCACCAGTCATCTCTGCAGAGAAGGCCTACCACGAACAGCTGTCGGTGGCAGAGATCACCAACGCCTGCTTCGAGCCTGCCAACCAGATGGTGAAGTGTGATCCCCGCCATGGCAAGTACATGGCCTGCTGCCTGCTGTACCGTGGAGACGTGGTACCCAAGGATGTCAACGCCGCCATCGCTACCATCAAGACCAAGCGTACCATCCAGTTTGTGGACTGGTGCCCCACGGGCTTCAAGGTCGGTATCAATTACCAGCCCCCCACTGTGGTGCCCGGGGGAGACCTGGCCAAGGTGCAGCgtgctgtgtgcatgctgagCAACACGACCGCCATCGCTGAGGCCTGGGCCCGCCTGGACCACAAGTTCGACCTGATGTATGCTAAGAGGGCGTTTGTGCACTGGTATGTGGGCGAGGGCATGGAGGAGGGTGAGTTCTCTGAGGCCCGGGAGGATAtggctgccctggagaaggattATGAGGAGGTGGGCATGGATAgtgtggagggggagggagaagaggaagagggggaCGAATACTAG